One genomic region from Reichenbachiella ulvae encodes:
- the argE gene encoding acetylornithine deacetylase, with protein sequence MNVKEILAKLVSFPVLGGMSNLEIIHWIKEYIESHGVETHMVPNEEGTKSSLHCRIGPAVDGGTILSGHTDVVPTEGQDWHTNPFELVGKGDDRLYARGSCDMKGFVACCLAMLPEMVKADLKTPIYFAFSYDEEIGCLAGPDLVAAINAYYSEKPKYAIIGEPSSMEPIVGQKGICVMETRVNGSAGHSSRIKQEVSAIHEAARLVVWLEDKMNDLIAKGHLDDRFNPPHSSLHVGKIHGGIAPNIIADDVRFFWDVRVIPGDDVEEIIGEFRAHCMAREEERRKVFPDFKIDVIVDHPLVLPLDTAADSDVVDLVKRLTGNHELHTVAYAAEAGQYADGGFQSIICGPGSMDQGHRANEFVAVEQLDKCMDMMRKLIQENS encoded by the coding sequence ATGAACGTAAAAGAAATTTTAGCCAAACTGGTTTCTTTCCCTGTACTGGGAGGAATGAGTAATCTCGAAATCATCCACTGGATCAAGGAATACATCGAGTCCCATGGCGTAGAAACGCACATGGTTCCTAACGAAGAAGGTACAAAATCTTCTCTTCACTGCCGAATCGGCCCAGCTGTAGATGGAGGCACAATTCTTTCTGGACACACGGATGTGGTGCCTACAGAAGGACAAGATTGGCACACCAATCCATTCGAATTGGTCGGCAAGGGAGACGATCGCTTATATGCGCGTGGTTCATGTGACATGAAAGGCTTTGTGGCCTGCTGTCTGGCTATGCTACCGGAGATGGTAAAGGCGGATTTGAAAACTCCGATCTACTTTGCCTTTTCCTATGATGAGGAAATTGGATGTCTGGCCGGGCCGGATTTGGTGGCGGCTATCAATGCGTACTATTCTGAAAAGCCAAAGTATGCGATCATTGGGGAGCCTTCTTCTATGGAACCGATCGTGGGTCAGAAAGGAATCTGTGTAATGGAAACCCGCGTCAATGGATCAGCTGGTCATAGCAGCAGAATCAAGCAAGAAGTAAGTGCCATTCATGAGGCGGCACGCTTGGTGGTTTGGTTAGAAGATAAAATGAATGATTTAATCGCCAAGGGACATTTGGACGATCGATTCAATCCACCCCACTCCTCACTCCACGTGGGGAAGATTCATGGCGGTATCGCTCCCAATATCATAGCAGATGATGTACGATTCTTTTGGGATGTGCGTGTGATTCCTGGAGATGATGTTGAAGAAATTATAGGCGAATTCAGAGCGCATTGTATGGCCAGAGAAGAGGAGAGAAGAAAGGTGTTTCCAGATTTCAAGATTGACGTAATTGTAGATCACCCATTGGTGTTACCATTGGATACAGCAGCTGATTCCGATGTAGTAGATTTAGTGAAACGCCTGACGGGTAATCATGAGTTGCATACCGTGGCTTATGCTGCGGAGGCAGGGCAATATGCGGATGGCGGTTTTCAATCTATCATTTGTGGGCCAGGCTCGATGGATCAGGGCCACCGCGCTAATGAATTTGTGGCAGTGGAGCAGTTGGACAAGTGCATGGACATGATGCGAAAATTAATCCAAGAGAATAGCTGA
- the hutF gene encoding formimidoylglutamate deiminase, translated as MGRQYRFKGLLTEEGWLEDALVSLDEKGKIRSIESNSSEGEYVDGFALPGFQNAHSHAFQYAMAGLAEMHDPAQRNDDFWSWRNSMYKVALSISPDQLEAIATMLYAEMLRHGYTSVAEFHYLHHDQNGKSYDNPCEMGERLVVAAQKAGIRITLVPMFYQKGGFGQEAGEGQRRFLSKTIDDYQALLESTRAMVAQYDHASLGSGIHSLRAVAEHDVIQYGQSMDPTLPFHIHISEQLKEVEACLDYHGQRPVEWLLNNCPVNKNYHLVHATHLSDAEVEGIAQSGAHVVICPSTEGNLGDGLFSFDDFKKQGGRWSIGTDSHVGLNPLEELRILDYGQRTRSHSRETYVSETSGDSGFNAIQMAWKAGRAAMGASQNHFFGVGESLDCVVMDAQAPLIAASAAKHLCNTMVYSTDVSNVMGTMVDGEWKVQAGRHLQQAEITREFIEAMEEVGVRN; from the coding sequence ATGGGAAGGCAGTATCGATTCAAAGGCTTATTGACAGAGGAAGGATGGCTGGAAGATGCATTAGTTTCCCTGGATGAAAAAGGGAAAATACGATCCATAGAATCCAACTCATCAGAAGGAGAGTATGTTGATGGTTTTGCCTTGCCTGGCTTTCAGAATGCACATTCGCATGCTTTTCAGTATGCGATGGCGGGTCTGGCAGAGATGCACGATCCAGCTCAACGAAACGATGACTTCTGGTCCTGGAGAAATTCCATGTATAAAGTGGCTCTTAGTATTTCGCCAGATCAGCTGGAGGCGATTGCCACCATGCTTTATGCTGAGATGCTGCGACATGGCTACACTTCGGTTGCAGAGTTTCACTATCTGCATCACGATCAGAACGGCAAGTCTTATGACAATCCCTGTGAAATGGGAGAGCGATTAGTAGTCGCTGCGCAGAAGGCGGGAATTAGAATCACTCTGGTCCCGATGTTTTATCAGAAAGGAGGTTTTGGTCAGGAAGCGGGCGAAGGGCAGAGGCGCTTTTTATCAAAAACAATAGATGATTATCAAGCCTTGCTTGAAAGCACAAGAGCTATGGTGGCTCAATATGATCATGCGAGCTTGGGCAGTGGGATTCATTCGCTGCGTGCAGTGGCTGAACATGATGTGATCCAATATGGTCAATCGATGGATCCAACGCTCCCTTTTCATATTCATATCTCTGAGCAATTAAAAGAAGTAGAAGCCTGCCTGGATTATCATGGCCAGCGACCGGTGGAATGGCTATTGAATAACTGCCCAGTAAATAAAAATTATCACCTGGTGCATGCGACACATCTGTCTGATGCCGAGGTGGAGGGCATAGCTCAGAGCGGAGCACATGTAGTGATTTGTCCATCTACAGAAGGCAATTTGGGAGATGGTTTGTTCTCCTTTGATGATTTCAAAAAGCAAGGTGGTCGATGGAGCATCGGCACAGATAGCCATGTAGGGTTAAATCCTTTAGAGGAATTGAGGATATTAGATTATGGTCAGCGTACTCGTTCGCACAGTAGAGAAACCTATGTGAGCGAGACCAGTGGAGACAGTGGTTTCAATGCGATCCAGATGGCCTGGAAGGCTGGGCGAGCAGCGATGGGAGCAAGTCAGAATCATTTCTTTGGGGTTGGGGAATCCTTGGACTGTGTGGTGATGGATGCGCAAGCCCCTTTGATTGCTGCATCAGCTGCTAAGCATCTCTGCAATACGATGGTTTATAGCACAGATGTTTCTAACGTGATGGGTACGATGGTTGATGGAGAATGGAAAGTACAAGCAGGAAGACATTTGCAGCAAGCTGAAATTACTCGAGAGTTTATTGAGGCGATGGAGGAAGTGGGAGTTAGAAATTAA
- the rseP gene encoding RIP metalloprotease RseP — MEGLIMAAQLMLGLSILVGLHELGHLLAAKAFGMRVEKYSIGFPPKIFGFQFGETEYSFGAIPLGGFVKISGMIDESLDTETMSAEPQPWEFRSKPAWQRLIVMMGGIIVNVITGIVIFIFMNYSQGESYLTKEALNQHGIVAYPLGEEVGFKTGDKVLEVNGSDYNRFSDLINNDVILKENSTFKIQREDSIFTLTLPTGFLDKYADKKKYDGKFIGFRKPFEVRQVMAGSAAADGGLEEGDQFLTVNDKPAKYFEEFQALLKENKEKKIAAVVKGANGSERTLALNVTEDGTLGFYPEYRLDFAHDEYTFGESVEKGTTEAFNVVWVNIKAFGKIFRGEVSASKSLSGPIGIAQMFGGTWNWSKFWGLTGLLSMVLAFMNFLPIPALDGGHVVFLTYEMISGQKPSDKFLEGAQKVGMVLLLGLMGFAIFNDVFKAFF, encoded by the coding sequence ATGGAAGGATTAATCATGGCAGCCCAACTGATGTTGGGACTTTCGATATTAGTGGGATTGCACGAACTGGGGCATTTGCTTGCAGCAAAGGCTTTCGGTATGAGAGTGGAAAAATATTCGATCGGCTTCCCTCCAAAAATCTTTGGATTCCAATTTGGAGAAACAGAATACTCATTTGGAGCTATTCCTTTGGGTGGATTTGTAAAGATCTCTGGAATGATCGACGAATCTCTGGACACAGAAACCATGTCTGCCGAACCTCAACCATGGGAATTTAGATCCAAGCCAGCTTGGCAAAGATTGATCGTAATGATGGGCGGTATCATTGTGAATGTGATCACTGGTATCGTGATTTTCATCTTTATGAATTATAGCCAGGGAGAATCTTACCTGACCAAGGAAGCGCTAAACCAGCACGGTATTGTTGCTTATCCTTTAGGCGAAGAAGTTGGATTCAAAACAGGTGATAAAGTCCTGGAGGTAAATGGAAGCGATTACAATCGTTTCTCTGACCTGATCAACAACGATGTGATTCTTAAGGAGAATTCAACTTTCAAAATTCAAAGAGAAGATTCCATTTTTACTTTGACCCTTCCAACTGGTTTTCTGGACAAGTATGCTGATAAAAAGAAGTATGACGGCAAGTTCATCGGTTTCCGCAAACCATTCGAGGTAAGACAAGTGATGGCAGGAAGTGCTGCCGCAGATGGAGGGCTGGAAGAAGGAGACCAATTCCTAACAGTCAATGACAAACCAGCAAAGTACTTTGAAGAGTTTCAAGCACTGTTAAAAGAAAACAAAGAAAAGAAAATAGCAGCCGTGGTTAAAGGCGCCAATGGTAGCGAAAGAACCTTGGCCTTGAATGTGACGGAAGACGGGACATTGGGCTTCTATCCTGAGTATAGACTTGACTTTGCTCATGATGAATATACTTTCGGAGAGTCAGTTGAAAAAGGAACGACTGAAGCTTTCAACGTGGTTTGGGTCAACATCAAAGCCTTCGGTAAAATATTCCGAGGCGAAGTATCAGCTTCTAAATCCCTGAGCGGCCCTATTGGTATCGCGCAGATGTTCGGCGGTACCTGGAACTGGAGCAAATTCTGGGGATTAACCGGTCTACTATCCATGGTACTCGCATTCATGAACTTCTTGCCAATTCCTGCATTGGACGGAGGGCATGTAGTGTTCTTGACTTATGAAATGATTTCAGGGCAAAAGCCATCAGACAAGTTCCTTGAAGGCGCTCAGAAGGTAGGAATGGTTTTGCTACTAGGCCTAATGGGCTTTGCTATCTTCAATGATGTCTTCAAGGCATTTTTCTAA
- a CDS encoding 1-deoxy-D-xylulose-5-phosphate reductoisomerase — protein sequence MQQTLKKTISILGSTGSIGTQALEVIEANPDNFELEAISAYNNADLLISQALKFKPNVVVIGNEDKYDQVFDALDSHDIKVFAGEGGLCHIAELEAVDIVLTALVGYAGLKPTIHAVKAGKTIALANKETLVVAGELITQLALEHKSAILPVDSEHSAIFQCLTGEIGNPIEKIILTASGGPFRGKDRAFLSTVKKEAALKHPNWDMGAKITIDSASLMNKGLEVIEAKWLFGLTPEQIDVVVHPQSIIHSMVQFEDGSIKAQMGLPDMKLPIQYAMTFPDRIKSTFPRFNFTEYPSLTFEKPDMDTFRNLALSFEALKKGGNQPCVLNAANEIAVSEFLKDRIGFIEMSDLVASCMQEVSFVAKPSLEDYIETDQETRRLALEKITEWKD from the coding sequence ATACAACAGACCTTGAAAAAAACGATCTCAATACTTGGCTCCACTGGCTCCATTGGCACGCAGGCACTGGAGGTGATAGAAGCCAATCCTGACAATTTTGAACTGGAAGCCATTTCGGCCTACAACAATGCGGACCTACTGATATCACAAGCACTCAAATTCAAGCCCAACGTAGTAGTCATTGGCAATGAAGACAAATACGATCAGGTTTTTGATGCACTGGACAGCCATGACATCAAAGTATTTGCCGGGGAAGGCGGGCTTTGCCATATTGCTGAACTGGAAGCAGTAGATATTGTGCTTACAGCCTTGGTGGGGTATGCTGGTCTAAAACCAACTATCCATGCGGTAAAAGCTGGTAAAACCATTGCCCTAGCCAACAAAGAAACGCTGGTGGTAGCGGGCGAATTAATCACCCAATTAGCCCTAGAACATAAATCCGCCATCCTTCCAGTAGACTCAGAGCATTCAGCCATTTTTCAATGTCTGACTGGAGAAATTGGCAATCCGATTGAAAAAATCATCCTTACTGCCTCTGGAGGACCTTTCCGAGGTAAGGATAGAGCGTTTCTATCCACTGTAAAAAAGGAAGCCGCACTCAAGCACCCCAATTGGGACATGGGAGCCAAAATCACGATTGATTCTGCCTCGCTTATGAACAAGGGCCTGGAAGTAATTGAAGCGAAATGGTTGTTTGGGTTGACTCCCGAACAAATAGACGTAGTGGTTCACCCTCAGTCTATTATCCATAGCATGGTGCAATTCGAAGATGGATCGATCAAGGCGCAGATGGGACTGCCCGATATGAAACTCCCAATTCAATACGCCATGACTTTTCCTGACCGAATTAAAAGTACTTTTCCTAGGTTCAATTTTACAGAATACCCATCTTTGACATTCGAAAAACCGGACATGGATACTTTTAGGAATCTGGCGCTGTCTTTCGAAGCATTGAAAAAGGGCGGAAACCAACCCTGCGTCCTTAATGCAGCGAATGAAATCGCTGTATCGGAATTTTTGAAAGATCGTATAGGATTTATAGAAATGTCTGATTTGGTTGCCTCATGCATGCAAGAGGTAAGTTTTGTAGCCAAACCTAGTTTGGAAGACTACATAGAAACCGATCAGGAAACAAGAAGATTAGCTTTAGAAAAAATAACTGAATGGAAGGATTAA
- a CDS encoding GH3 auxin-responsive promoter family protein, with translation MGFRSILSKPFAKYIVGQQKKWSMDAVNTQNKILKSIVEKARHTQFGEDHGFDQISNYEDFKKAVPIVDYEGLKYYIEKIKQGEKDVLWPGLPAYFAKTSGTTSGTKYIPITKDSIPNHINSARNALLTYVHNSGKSIFLDKKLIFLSGSPILTQTSGIHTGRLSGIVNHHVPGYLRSNQMPSYETNCMEDWEAKVDQIVEETLNEDMSLISGIPPWVQMYFDRITEKTGKAIKDVFPNFSLFVYGGVNFEPYKAKLFDSIGKKIDSVETYPASEGFIAYQDTLDEKGLLLLIDSGIFFEFVPADEYFNENPTRLSIGEVELGVNYALIINSNAGLWGYSIGDTIQFVSKDPYRILVTGRIKHFISAFGEHVIGQEVEKAMNHAVSLHPETELIEFTVAPQVTPESGLPRHQWLIEFNQLPQDMEAFRSVLDQKLTELNSYYDDLITGNILEKLEIVPLKKNAFIDYMKSQGKLGGQNKVPRLSNDRKIADDLIKLRLTQ, from the coding sequence ATGGGATTTAGATCGATACTGAGTAAGCCTTTTGCCAAATACATCGTAGGCCAACAAAAAAAGTGGTCAATGGATGCTGTCAATACTCAGAATAAAATCCTTAAGTCTATAGTAGAAAAGGCCAGGCACACCCAATTCGGAGAGGATCATGGGTTTGATCAAATAAGTAACTATGAGGACTTCAAAAAAGCAGTACCGATCGTTGATTACGAAGGGCTGAAATACTACATAGAAAAAATCAAGCAAGGTGAAAAGGACGTGCTTTGGCCTGGGCTGCCGGCCTATTTTGCTAAAACTTCAGGCACTACGTCAGGCACCAAGTATATTCCAATCACCAAAGACTCGATCCCCAACCATATCAACAGTGCCAGAAACGCCCTGCTCACCTATGTGCACAATTCTGGCAAGAGCATATTCTTGGACAAGAAGTTAATCTTTCTTTCGGGCAGCCCCATATTGACACAGACCTCTGGCATCCACACTGGTCGACTTTCCGGTATCGTCAACCATCACGTGCCGGGCTATCTCCGCTCCAACCAAATGCCCAGCTACGAGACCAACTGCATGGAAGACTGGGAGGCAAAAGTGGACCAGATCGTAGAAGAAACTTTAAACGAAGACATGAGTTTGATCTCAGGCATTCCGCCATGGGTTCAGATGTACTTCGATCGGATCACAGAAAAGACAGGCAAAGCCATCAAAGACGTTTTCCCAAACTTCTCACTGTTTGTATATGGCGGGGTAAATTTCGAACCCTATAAAGCCAAGCTCTTTGATAGCATAGGCAAAAAGATTGATTCGGTAGAAACCTACCCAGCATCAGAGGGCTTCATCGCCTATCAGGATACATTGGATGAAAAAGGATTGCTCCTACTTATTGACTCTGGCATTTTCTTCGAGTTTGTTCCTGCTGATGAATATTTCAATGAGAACCCTACCAGATTGAGCATTGGTGAAGTTGAGTTGGGAGTGAACTATGCACTCATTATCAACAGCAATGCTGGCCTATGGGGCTACTCGATTGGTGATACGATTCAATTCGTATCCAAAGACCCCTACCGTATTTTAGTCACAGGGCGTATCAAGCATTTCATCTCTGCATTTGGAGAACATGTAATTGGTCAGGAAGTGGAAAAAGCCATGAACCATGCCGTTTCTCTTCACCCAGAGACAGAGTTGATAGAATTTACCGTAGCACCGCAAGTCACACCAGAAAGCGGTCTTCCAAGACACCAATGGCTGATAGAATTCAATCAACTACCTCAAGACATGGAGGCTTTTAGAAGCGTACTAGATCAAAAGCTAACAGAACTAAACAGCTACTACGACGACCTGATCACCGGCAACATACTCGAAAAACTAGAAATCGTCCCATTGAAGAAAAATGCCTTCATCGATTACATGAAATCTCAAGGCAAATTGGGAGGACAAAACAAAGTACCGAGGCTTTCGAATGATCGAAAAATTGCGGATGATTTGATAAAATTAAGATTGACTCAATAA